Proteins from one Salaquimonas pukyongi genomic window:
- a CDS encoding NYN domain-containing protein, giving the protein MFDQREKIVLLIDGANLYATSRSLGFDIDYKRMLNYFEKKAYLLRACYYTALIEDQEYSSIRPLIDWLDYNGYRVITKPTKEFTDASGRRKVKGNMDLELAIDALELADTVDHFVLFSGDGDFRYLVEVLQRKGRKVSVASTVSTQPPMIADDLRRQADHFIDLAQLENQIGRDPAERPAPASRYDDDEDEDDDY; this is encoded by the coding sequence ATGTTCGACCAACGGGAAAAAATCGTCCTGCTCATCGATGGCGCAAATCTTTACGCCACATCGCGTTCGCTCGGTTTTGACATCGATTACAAGCGCATGCTGAACTATTTCGAGAAAAAGGCCTATTTGCTGCGTGCCTGTTATTACACGGCGCTGATCGAGGACCAGGAGTACTCTTCCATCCGCCCGCTGATCGACTGGCTGGACTATAACGGCTACCGGGTGATCACCAAGCCTACCAAGGAATTTACCGACGCTTCAGGCCGCCGCAAGGTCAAGGGCAACATGGACCTTGAACTGGCGATCGACGCGCTGGAACTGGCCGATACGGTCGACCACTTTGTGCTGTTTTCTGGTGATGGCGACTTCAGGTATCTGGTGGAAGTGCTGCAGCGCAAGGGCCGCAAGGTCTCGGTTGCCTCGACCGTTTCCACCCAGCCGCCGATGATCGCCGACGATTTGCGCCGCCAGGCCGATCATTTCATCGATCTTGCACAGCTTGAAAACCAGATTGGCCGTGATCCGGCCGAGCGACCCGCACCGGCATCGCGTTATGACGACGATGAGGATGAAGACGACGATTATTGA
- the rpoZ gene encoding DNA-directed RNA polymerase subunit omega has protein sequence MARVTVEDCIDKVENRFELVLLASHRARQVSGGSEITIERDNDKNPVVALREIADETLSPADLFEDLIHSHQHQVEVDEPENDQPDGRQIAEEPRIEATPEAPVFSDTEDKPEDAVTFDQMSEEELLAGIEGLVPPEKSDDF, from the coding sequence ATGGCACGTGTTACCGTCGAGGATTGCATCGACAAGGTTGAAAACCGCTTCGAACTGGTGCTGCTTGCCAGCCATCGCGCCCGCCAGGTTTCCGGCGGCAGCGAGATCACCATTGAACGCGACAACGACAAGAACCCCGTGGTCGCCCTGCGTGAAATCGCCGATGAGACCCTGTCTCCGGCAGACCTGTTTGAGGATCTGATCCATTCCCACCAGCACCAGGTGGAGGTTGACGAGCCTGAGAACGACCAGCCGGATGGCCGCCAGATTGCCGAAGAGCCGAGGATCGAGGCTACGCCGGAAGCCCCCGTCTTTTCCGATACAGAGGACAAGCCGGAAGACGCCGTCACGTTCGACCAGATGTCGGAAGAAGAACTGCTGGCTGGCATCGAAGGCCTCGTGCCGCCGGAAAAAAGCGACGATTTCTAA
- a CDS encoding RelA/SpoT family protein, whose protein sequence is MMRQYELVERVTSYKPDANEALLNKAYVYAMKKHGEQRRASGDPYFSHPLEVAAILTDLHLDEETIAVALLHDTIEDTDATRAEIDEMFGDRIGSLVEGLTKLKRIDLVSKKAEQAENLRRLLLAISDDIRVLLVKLADRLHNMRTLHHMKPEKRTRIAQETMEIYAPLAGRIGMQDLRDELEELSFKYMNPKAYETVTQHLADLAGRNRPNIRRIIKELTAKLEAEGIDATVRSRQKKAWSVFRKMESKAVGFEQLSDIFGFRIIVKTVEECYQALGIVHQTWSMVPGRFKDFISTPKQNDYRSIHTTVVGPGQQRVELQIRTWEMHSVNEYGVAAHTFYKDRENTDHNESEVYASLRRTIEQLAEGNNAEEFLEHTKLELFLDQVFCFTPKGRIIALPKGATPIDFAYAVHTDVGNSCVGCKINGKMMPVITELQNGDEVEIIRSTSQAPPAAWESMVVTGKARAAIRKATREAIRKQYSGLGTRILERAFARIGKTYSRSELEVALPRLARERLDDVLTDVGRGELSSLDVIKAVYPDYREERTTEKPKRGEGWFNLKAGANMLFRLPGRENNRAKLREFARQKKASAIPIRGAGNELPVRFAPEGGAVPGDRIVGILEPGVGVTIYPIDSPALAEFEDKERWLDVRWDIEEGSTSRFPARIRAVAVNEPGVLAVITEVIANNDANIQNLSMTRSADNFMDMMFDLEVWDLTHLNKIIRQLSAKPSITSVERLTG, encoded by the coding sequence TTGATGCGCCAGTACGAACTCGTAGAGCGGGTTACCAGCTACAAGCCTGACGCAAATGAGGCCCTGCTCAACAAGGCCTATGTCTATGCCATGAAAAAACACGGCGAGCAGCGCCGTGCCAGTGGCGATCCGTATTTTTCGCATCCGCTGGAAGTTGCAGCCATCCTCACCGATCTGCATCTCGACGAGGAAACGATTGCCGTTGCGCTGTTGCATGACACGATCGAGGACACCGACGCCACGCGCGCCGAGATCGACGAGATGTTCGGTGACCGGATCGGCAGCCTGGTCGAGGGACTGACCAAGCTCAAACGCATCGATCTGGTGTCGAAAAAGGCCGAGCAGGCGGAAAACCTGCGCCGCCTGCTGCTGGCGATTTCCGACGACATCCGCGTGCTTCTCGTCAAGCTCGCAGACCGGCTGCACAACATGCGCACGCTGCATCACATGAAGCCGGAAAAGCGCACCCGCATCGCCCAGGAAACCATGGAGATTTACGCTCCCCTGGCAGGGCGAATCGGCATGCAGGACTTGCGTGACGAATTGGAGGAGCTGTCTTTCAAATACATGAACCCCAAGGCCTATGAGACGGTCACCCAGCACCTGGCCGATCTTGCCGGCCGCAACCGGCCGAACATCCGCCGCATCATCAAGGAACTGACCGCCAAGCTGGAAGCTGAAGGCATCGACGCAACCGTGCGCAGCCGCCAGAAGAAAGCCTGGTCGGTCTTCCGCAAGATGGAATCCAAGGCGGTGGGGTTCGAACAGCTTTCAGACATTTTCGGGTTCCGCATCATCGTCAAGACCGTCGAGGAATGCTATCAGGCGCTGGGCATTGTTCACCAGACCTGGTCGATGGTGCCTGGCCGTTTCAAGGACTTCATTTCCACCCCCAAGCAGAATGACTACCGCTCCATCCACACCACGGTGGTGGGCCCCGGTCAGCAGCGTGTCGAACTGCAGATCAGGACCTGGGAAATGCACAGCGTCAACGAATATGGCGTTGCCGCCCATACGTTTTACAAGGACAGGGAAAACACAGACCACAACGAAAGCGAGGTTTACGCCTCGTTGCGGCGCACCATTGAGCAACTCGCCGAGGGCAACAATGCCGAGGAATTCCTCGAACACACCAAGCTGGAGCTTTTCCTCGACCAGGTCTTCTGTTTTACCCCCAAGGGCCGCATCATTGCCCTTCCCAAGGGGGCAACTCCCATCGATTTTGCCTATGCGGTGCATACCGATGTCGGCAATTCCTGCGTTGGCTGCAAGATCAACGGAAAGATGATGCCGGTCATCACCGAGTTGCAGAATGGCGACGAGGTGGAAATCATCCGCTCCACGTCCCAGGCACCGCCCGCTGCCTGGGAATCGATGGTGGTGACCGGCAAGGCGCGCGCCGCCATTCGCAAGGCGACGCGAGAGGCCATTCGCAAACAGTACTCCGGTCTTGGCACGCGCATTCTTGAGCGGGCATTTGCCCGTATCGGCAAAACCTACTCCCGCAGCGAGCTGGAAGTTGCCCTGCCGCGGCTCGCCCGCGAGCGCCTGGACGACGTGCTGACCGATGTGGGCCGCGGCGAACTTTCCTCGCTTGATGTCATCAAGGCGGTGTATCCGGACTATCGCGAGGAACGCACCACCGAAAAGCCGAAGCGCGGCGAGGGCTGGTTCAACCTGAAGGCCGGCGCCAACATGCTTTTCCGCCTGCCCGGCAGGGAAAACAACCGTGCGAAATTGCGCGAATTCGCCAGACAGAAGAAGGCCAGCGCAATTCCCATTCGCGGAGCCGGAAACGAGTTGCCGGTTCGCTTTGCGCCGGAAGGCGGCGCGGTACCCGGCGACCGGATTGTCGGCATTCTGGAGCCGGGGGTAGGGGTTACCATCTACCCGATCGATTCTCCGGCGCTTGCCGAGTTCGAGGACAAGGAGCGCTGGCTGGATGTGCGCTGGGACATTGAGGAAGGCAGCACCAGCCGCTTTCCGGCCCGCATTCGCGCCGTCGCGGTGAACGAGCCGGGCGTGCTTGCCGTCATCACCGAAGTGATTGCCAACAACGATGCCAACATTCAGAACCTGTCGATGACCCGATCAGCCGACAATTTCATGGACATGATGTTCGACCTTGAAGTCTGGGACCTCACCCATCTCAACAAGATCATCCGCCAGCTTTCCGCAAAGCCCTCCATCACCAGCGTCGAGCGGCTCACTGGTTGA
- a CDS encoding DUF2062 domain-containing protein: MLFQRRSPPDWREKLRVAVWPRRSWTRSLKYLAKRVLRLTASPHAIAAGIAAGVFASFTPFMGLHFIIAFIIAYIIAGNMIAAATGTFLGNPVTFPFIWAATYSTGNFILKGETNGQKPEEALQGLTDMSIWDAGLHGIVDLAASIWEPVLKPMSVGAIPIGITAALFAYVITRWSAVAFQLSRRKMLAEKARKLKERAMSGAGSGQDGSTASPS, translated from the coding sequence ATGCTTTTTCAGCGCAGGTCACCACCTGATTGGCGCGAAAAACTGCGGGTTGCGGTATGGCCGCGCCGCTCCTGGACCCGTTCCCTGAAATACCTTGCCAAGCGGGTTCTCCGTCTGACTGCCTCGCCCCACGCCATTGCCGCAGGGATCGCTGCTGGCGTGTTTGCTTCTTTCACCCCCTTCATGGGCCTGCATTTCATCATCGCCTTCATCATTGCCTATATCATCGCCGGCAACATGATCGCCGCCGCAACCGGGACGTTTCTGGGCAATCCTGTCACCTTCCCCTTTATCTGGGCTGCCACCTATTCCACCGGCAACTTCATTTTGAAAGGCGAGACCAATGGCCAAAAGCCGGAGGAAGCGCTGCAGGGGCTCACCGACATGAGCATATGGGACGCCGGCCTGCACGGGATTGTCGATCTTGCCGCCTCCATATGGGAACCGGTGCTAAAACCCATGAGTGTGGGGGCGATACCGATTGGCATAACCGCCGCGCTGTTCGCCTATGTGATCACCCGCTGGTCGGCGGTGGCGTTTCAGCTGTCCCGCCGCAAAATGCTGGCCGAAAAGGCGCGCAAGCTGAAGGAAAGAGCCATGTCAGGTGCCGGGTCGGGACAAGACGGCAGCACGGCTTCCCCTTCCTGA
- the acpS gene encoding holo-ACP synthase: MIIGMGSDIIDIRRVEQSMERFGDRFIQRIFTDIEQAKSDKRRERAASYAKRFAAKEACSKALGTGISRNVFWRDMGVVNLPGGKPTMKLTNGAAKRLEELIPQGYVARIHLTITDDKPLAQAFVIIEAIAADENAEPASQVMDT; encoded by the coding sequence ATGATCATCGGCATGGGCAGCGACATCATCGATATCCGCCGCGTGGAGCAAAGCATGGAACGGTTTGGCGACCGCTTCATCCAGCGCATTTTCACCGATATCGAACAGGCAAAATCGGACAAGCGGCGTGAGCGCGCCGCTTCCTATGCCAAGCGGTTTGCTGCCAAGGAAGCGTGCTCCAAGGCCCTTGGCACCGGCATCAGCCGCAATGTCTTCTGGCGCGACATGGGTGTGGTCAACCTGCCGGGTGGCAAGCCCACCATGAAATTGACCAATGGCGCTGCGAAAAGGCTTGAAGAACTCATTCCGCAGGGGTACGTAGCCAGAATTCATTTGACGATTACCGACGACAAGCCCCTGGCGCAGGCCTTTGTTATCATCGAGGCAATTGCGGCGGATGAAAACGCGGAGCCTGCCAGTCAGGTCATGGACACATAA
- the lepB gene encoding signal peptidase I — protein sequence MNPIRQEDIVSEKAGSQKEGGFAETVKIIVQALILALFVRTFLFQPFTIPSGSMIPTLLVGDYLFVSKYSYGYSKYSFPLSPDVFDGRIWEGEPERGQIAVFRLPSNPSIDYIKRVVGLPGDRIQVREAILYINDEPVERTPAGMYRHPDGGPEIPMFTETLPNGVSYNVIETNLRGSGDNTRVFEVPPGHFFMMGDNRDNSLDSRFDVGFVPLENFIGPARSIFFSVANGSHPLAVWRWPADMRTDRLFRGL from the coding sequence ATGAATCCCATCAGACAGGAAGATATCGTGAGCGAAAAAGCCGGTTCCCAGAAGGAAGGCGGGTTTGCAGAAACCGTCAAGATCATCGTTCAGGCGCTCATTCTCGCCCTGTTCGTGCGTACCTTCCTGTTTCAGCCCTTCACGATTCCCTCCGGATCGATGATTCCCACCCTTCTGGTCGGCGATTATCTTTTCGTCTCGAAATATTCCTACGGCTATTCGAAATACTCCTTTCCCCTGTCGCCAGACGTCTTTGACGGCCGCATCTGGGAAGGGGAACCCGAGCGCGGACAGATTGCCGTCTTCCGTCTGCCAAGCAATCCGTCAATTGACTATATCAAGCGTGTTGTGGGTCTGCCTGGAGACCGCATTCAGGTGCGCGAGGCCATATTGTACATCAACGACGAACCGGTAGAGCGCACGCCGGCGGGCATGTACCGCCATCCCGATGGCGGACCGGAAATCCCGATGTTCACCGAAACGCTTCCCAACGGTGTTTCCTATAATGTGATAGAGACCAATCTGCGCGGATCGGGAGACAATACCCGGGTCTTTGAAGTGCCGCCGGGCCATTTTTTCATGATGGGTGACAACCGGGACAACTCTCTCGACAGCCGGTTTGATGTCGGCTTTGTGCCACTGGAAAACTTCATCGGACCGGCCCGCTCCATTTTCTTCTCCGTGGCAAACGGATCGCATCCGCTGGCGGTTTGGCGCTGGCCGGCCGACATGCGTACGGATCGGTTGT